In Truepera sp., the sequence CGTCGCCGCGCAGGCCGTGGACCTGATAGAGCGTTTCGGCCTGGGTGTAGTACGGCTCGAACACGTCGTAGCCCAGCGGCCATGCCGGCGAAACGCCGCCGGCATGTTGCACCTCGCCGAAGTCGCGCTCCCGCAGCCTGAGCAACGCGGCGCCGTAGACCTTCGAGTTGCCGCCCACGTAGTAGTGCAGCGCCGGGCTGAAGGTGTCGCCTCGAGCGTTGGTCCAGGTCTCCTTCGCCTGGTAGATGGCGTCCACGAAGACCGCCTGCGCGTTCCAGTTCAGCTCGCTGCGCGGCAGATAGTCGCCACGCTCGAGGATGAGGATGCGTTTGCCCGTGGCCGCGACCCGCTGCGCCAGAGACGCGCCGCCCGAGCCGCTGCCGATGACTATGAGGTCGTAGTGGTTAGCCACCGGTCGAGAACCCCGGGAACAGCGACATGCCGCCGTCGACGAACAACGAAGTGCCGACGACATAGTCGGAAAGGTCGGACGCGAGCCACACGGCGGCCCGCCCGATGTCCTCGGGCTCCCCGATGCGCTTGTAAGGAACCAGCTTCATCAGGTCCGAATAGGCCTCTTCGGTTTGCCAGGCCTTGGTGTTGATGGCCGTACGGACGGCACCCGGAGCGATCGCGTTGACGCGGATGCGCAGCGGCGCCACTTCCTGGGCCAGCGACTTCATGAGCATCTGCACACCGCCCTTGGACGCGGCGTAGTCGGCATGCCCGGCCCAAGGGATCATCTCGTGCACCGAACTCATGTGGATGATCTTCCCGGCCGCGACCGACACCGTTTCGTCTACGCCACGGCGCATGAACTCTCGCACCGCGGCCCGGGCGCACAGGAACTGCCCCGTGAGGTTGACCGAGATGACCGTGTTCCATTGCTGCAGGGTCATCTCGTGAAACGGCGCGTCGCGCTGCAAGCCGGCATTGCAGACCACGATGTGTAGGGTGCCGAACTCGGCCACCGCCTGTGCGAACATCGCCGTGACCTCGTCCTCATGACTGACGTCGGCGTGAATCGCCAGAGCGCGCCTCCCGCTCGAGCGGATCTCGGCCACCACGGCCTGGGCGCTCGGCTCATCGGTGACGTAGTTGACCACTACGTCGGCCCCGGCTTGCGCCAAGGCCAAGGCCACGGCACGGCCGATGCCGGAGTTGGCACCCGTGACCAACGCGCTCTGGCCGCGCAATACGAGCGGTAAGGAAACGCCTGGTAGTGGCGGACCGGCCTGGGGTGTCACCGGATCGGTGGGAGAGGGGCCTGTGGCCGATACTTGCCCCGCTGCTTCGTGGCCCCTTTGGGCACTAAGCGCCGCCGCTTCTCCACCTCGGTGGTGGCCATGCGCGGGGTCAGAGGCGTTGTCGTGGGATCGATACGACTTCGAGGGCACTGTCATGAAGACGCCTACCTCCTGGGTGCCAAACCCAGAAAAACCGCCGTAGGCCTACTTCAAGCGCGGGAACCTGGATCAGGTACGCCTCGTCATTTAAGCGCGCACGCCATCGCTCGTCAGTGCCGCTGCGCACGCCCAGCGTTGTTGGCTG encodes:
- a CDS encoding SDR family oxidoreductase; its protein translation is MTVPSKSYRSHDNASDPAHGHHRGGEAAALSAQRGHEAAGQVSATGPSPTDPVTPQAGPPLPGVSLPLVLRGQSALVTGANSGIGRAVALALAQAGADVVVNYVTDEPSAQAVVAEIRSSGRRALAIHADVSHEDEVTAMFAQAVAEFGTLHIVVCNAGLQRDAPFHEMTLQQWNTVISVNLTGQFLCARAAVREFMRRGVDETVSVAAGKIIHMSSVHEMIPWAGHADYAASKGGVQMLMKSLAQEVAPLRIRVNAIAPGAVRTAINTKAWQTEEAYSDLMKLVPYKRIGEPEDIGRAAVWLASDLSDYVVGTSLFVDGGMSLFPGFSTGG